The following proteins come from a genomic window of Vidua chalybeata isolate OUT-0048 chromosome 2, bVidCha1 merged haplotype, whole genome shotgun sequence:
- the GK gene encoding glycerol kinase isoform X8 produces MNELNINIANIRAIGVTNQRETTVVWDKTTGEPLYNAIVWLDLRTQSTVERLLKRIPGKNKTFSKFKTGLPLSTYFSAVKLRWLLDNVEEIKKAVEDGRALFGTIDSWLIWSLTGGKNGGIHCTDVTNASRTMLFNIHSLEWDPDLCKFFDIPMEILPTVRSSSEIYGVMDSGALTGVPISGCLGDQHAALVGQMCFQDGQAKNTYGTGCFLLCNTGQKSVFSEHGLITTIAYKMGRDKPAFYALEGSVAIAGAVVRWLRDNLGIAKSSEEVEKLAEDVGTSYGCYFVPAFSGLYAPYWEPSARGIICGLTQFTNKNHIAFAALEAVCFQTREILDAMNKDCGIPLSQLQVDGGMTNNKILMQLQSDILCIPVVKPSMTETTALGAAMAAGAAEGIEVWSLNPGDLTAVTCERFEPQINPEESEYRYARWKKAVMKSMGWETSGGPSNGDSSIFSSLPFSIFIMGSMLMLIGAKYLSGK; encoded by the exons CCATTGGAGTCACCAATCAGAGAGAAACAACAGTGGTTTGGGACAAGACAACTGGAGAACCTCTTTATAATGCTATTG TGTGGCTTGACCTGAGAACCCAGTCAACAGTTGAACGTCTTCTTAaaagaattccaggaaaaaacaaaactttttctaAG TTTAAGACTGGTCTTCCACTTAGCACTTATTTCAGTGCAGTGAAACTTCGGTGGCTTTTGGATAATGTGGAAGAGATTAAGAAAGCAGTTGAGGATGGAAGAGCTTTGTTTGGGACTATTGATTCATGGCTTATATGG AGTTTGACAGGTGGAAAGAATGGAGGCATTCACTGTACAGATGTCACCAATGCCAGTAGAACGATGTTGTTCAACATTCATTCCTTGGAATGGGATCCTGACCTCTGCAA ATTCTTTGATATTCCTATGGAAATACTTCCAACTGTACGAAGCTCCTCTGAGATTTATGGCGTGATG GACTCTGGAGCTTTGACAGGTGTACCAATTTCTGGG TGCTTGGGTGACCAGCATGCTGCTCTTGTTGGACAAATGTGTTTTCAAGATGGACAAGCAAAAAACAC GTACGGAACAGGTTGTTTCTTGCTGTGCAACACAGGTCAGAAG TCTGTGTTTTCTGAGCATGGTCTTATAACCACAATAGCTTACAAAATGGGCAGAGACAAACCTGCTTTTTATGCACTAGAG GGATCTGTTGCAATAGCTGGGGCTGTTGTTCGCTGGCTGAGGGACAATCTGGGCATTGCTAAGAGTTCAGAGGAAGTTG AAAAATTGGCTGAAGATGTGGGAACTTCCTATGGCTGCTACTTTGTGCCAGCATTTTCAGGACTGTATGCACCATACTGGGAACCCAGTGCAAGGGG TATCATCTGTGGCCTTACTCAGTTtacaaataaaaaccacatCGCCTTTGCTGCACTAGAAGCAGTCTGCTTTCAAACACGAGAG ATTCTAGATGCCATGAACAAGGACTGTGGGATTCCACTAAGTCAGTTACAAGTAGATGGAGGAATGACCAATAACAAAATCCTCATGCAACTCCAATCAGACATTCTCTGTATTCCAGTAG TAAAGCCATCAATGACTGAAACAACAGCTTTAGGAGCTGCtatggcagcaggagctgcagaaggtaTTGAAGTTTGGAGTCTGAATCCTGGAGATTTGACAGCAGTGACATGTGAACGATTTGAACCACAGATAAACCCAGAGG AAAGTGAATATCGCTATGCCAGGTGGAAGAAAGCTGTAATGAAGTCTATGGGATGGGAGACATCTGGCGGTCCTTCAAATG GTGACAGTAGTATCTTCTCTAGTCTgcctttcagtatttttattatggGTAGCATGCTAATGTTAATCGGAGCAAAGTACCTCTCAG gtAAATGA